From the genome of Pseudomonadota bacterium, one region includes:
- a CDS encoding FAD-binding protein codes for MASLVLVEHDNTEIKGATLSAVTAAQKLGDEVHLLLAGSGSDMAAEAAAQISGVTKVLHADSSEYSASLAENIAPLIEKVAADYTHIWAPANTFGKNVMPRVSAVLDVQQISDISAVIDDKTFERPIYAGNAIATVESVDEKKIITVRATAFDAAAADGGSAEVVKIDASGESGLSSYVGSELSKSERPELTAADIIISGGRGMQSGDNFAMLEKVADKLEAAVGASRAAVDAGFVPNDYQVGQTGKIVAPELYIAVGISGAIQHLAGMKDSKVIVAINKDEEAPIFQVADYGVVGDLFELVPELEQKLN; via the coding sequence ATGGCAAGTTTAGTTTTGGTAGAGCATGACAACACTGAAATTAAAGGAGCGACCCTTAGTGCTGTAACCGCAGCCCAAAAGCTAGGGGATGAAGTGCATCTCTTATTAGCCGGCTCTGGCTCCGATATGGCAGCTGAAGCTGCGGCCCAAATTAGTGGTGTTACCAAGGTTTTGCACGCCGACAGTTCAGAATACTCGGCTTCCCTTGCTGAAAACATTGCCCCACTGATAGAAAAGGTTGCCGCTGATTACACGCACATATGGGCACCAGCAAACACTTTTGGAAAAAATGTTATGCCGCGAGTATCGGCGGTTCTGGATGTACAACAAATTTCAGATATAAGCGCTGTAATTGACGATAAAACTTTTGAGCGGCCGATTTATGCTGGCAACGCTATAGCGACTGTTGAATCAGTGGATGAGAAAAAAATAATCACTGTGCGGGCAACCGCATTTGATGCTGCTGCGGCTGACGGCGGTTCGGCAGAGGTCGTAAAAATCGATGCATCCGGTGAATCTGGACTATCTTCATATGTGGGGTCTGAGTTGTCAAAATCCGAGCGGCCCGAGTTGACCGCTGCCGATATTATTATATCTGGTGGTCGTGGTATGCAGTCTGGCGATAACTTTGCGATGCTTGAGAAGGTAGCTGACAAATTGGAAGCTGCAGTTGGCGCATCCCGAGCGGCTGTCGACGCAGGGTTCGTGCCAAATGACTATCAGGTAGGCCAGACCGGTAAAATAGTGGCGCCGGAGTTATATATCGCTGTTGGTATATCTGGCGCCATCCAACATTTAGCAGGCATGAAGGACAGTAAGGTTATTGTTGCGATAAATAAAGACGAAGAAGCACCAATTTTTCAAGTGGCAGATTATGGTGTTGTAGGTGACCTTTTTGAGCTGGTTCCAGAATTGGAGCAAAAATTAAATTAA
- a CDS encoding TlpA disulfide reductase family protein: protein MSYVLKKYLKPVFFGTVIFIALITWFITGSSNTPPIKGQMKNFKISNRIIPTPRIPFHDANGNKKVLADFEGKVLLINFWATWCAPCIREIPSIARLHAKKDGQNFKVLPVSTDSKGAKAPLNFLKKIKQTNLPIYVDTKMMLARAMGVNVLPTTILVDRRGKLIGRIVGAAEWDSADALALINHYQKK, encoded by the coding sequence ATGTCATATGTCCTCAAAAAATATCTCAAGCCAGTGTTTTTTGGCACCGTCATTTTTATAGCTCTTATCACATGGTTTATAACCGGATCATCCAACACGCCACCGATAAAAGGCCAGATGAAAAATTTTAAAATCAGCAATCGGATCATACCAACGCCGCGGATACCATTTCATGATGCAAACGGCAATAAAAAGGTGTTAGCTGATTTTGAAGGAAAAGTGCTTCTGATAAATTTTTGGGCAACCTGGTGCGCACCGTGTATACGTGAAATACCCTCCATTGCGCGCCTCCACGCTAAGAAAGATGGCCAGAATTTTAAAGTTTTACCAGTCAGCACCGATTCTAAAGGTGCAAAAGCCCCTCTGAATTTTCTCAAAAAAATTAAACAAACTAATTTGCCTATTTACGTCGATACCAAGATGATGCTAGCGAGAGCCATGGGTGTCAACGTCCTTCCTACTACCATATTAGTCGATAGGCGTGGCAAACTTATCGGGCGCATTGTCGGTGCAGCGGAATGGGATAGCGCCGATGCCCTCGCCTTGATTAATCACTATCAGAAAAAATAA
- a CDS encoding electron transfer flavoprotein subunit beta/FixA family protein: protein MKVLVPVKRVVDYNVKIRVKPDETGVETANVKMSMNPFDEISVEEAVRLKESGTANEVVIVSVGPQQSQETIRTALAMGADRGVLVQTDEDVEPLAVAKLLKTVAEKENPDVVIAGKQAIDDDSNQVGQLLAAMLGWSQATNASKIQLGESETEVVREIDGGLETVKVKMPAVITVDLRLNEPRYASLPNIMKAKKKPIDTMTPDDLEVDITPRLKTLKVTEPPSRDGGEILENIDALIEKLRNEAKVI from the coding sequence ATGAAAGTTCTCGTCCCCGTTAAACGGGTAGTAGATTACAATGTAAAAATTCGGGTAAAACCCGATGAGACTGGCGTTGAGACGGCAAACGTTAAAATGTCGATGAATCCATTCGACGAGATCTCTGTCGAAGAAGCTGTGCGATTAAAAGAGTCGGGCACTGCAAATGAAGTCGTCATTGTGTCAGTGGGCCCGCAACAGTCTCAGGAAACTATTCGGACTGCGCTGGCCATGGGAGCTGATAGGGGTGTGTTAGTTCAGACTGATGAAGACGTGGAGCCGCTCGCTGTAGCAAAGTTGCTCAAGACAGTCGCTGAAAAAGAAAATCCTGATGTTGTGATAGCTGGAAAACAGGCTATTGACGATGATAGTAATCAGGTAGGGCAACTACTTGCTGCTATGCTCGGATGGAGCCAAGCAACAAATGCATCAAAAATTCAACTTGGTGAAAGTGAAACTGAGGTTGTACGAGAAATAGACGGTGGGCTCGAAACCGTGAAAGTTAAGATGCCTGCGGTTATTACCGTAGACCTACGTTTGAATGAGCCTCGATATGCTTCTTTGCCGAACATTATGAAAGCCAAGAAGAAACCTATTGATACAATGACCCCGGATGATCTTGAGGTTGATATTACGCCGCGTCTCAAAACACTCAAAGTAACAGAGCCTCCTAGCAGAGACGGAGGTGAAATCCTAGAGAACATTGACGCATTGATCGAAAAACTCAGAAATGAAGCGAAAGTGATATAG
- the lysA gene encoding diaminopimelate decarboxylase, which yields MSEFAYTNGILHAEGNSLEALAHSIRTPFYCYSTAALKHNYQAFENAFSRRNSLVCFAVKANPNLAVINTLSSLGAGADVVSEGELRRALVGGVPAEKIVFSGVGKTLEELRYALDKRILQINVESLSELKLLSEIACQHGVEAEIAVRVNPDVDAVTHEKITTGRQENKFGIDISAAESIYEYASSLPGVRPTAVAMHIGSQLVDLDPFRTAFKRLRELVTALGSAGHQIRRIDLGGGLGIAYDRESNEVPGPDLYAQVVNEVLGDIDCTLMFEPGRALAGNAGILVTKVIYVKKGEGRNFIIVDAAMNDLIRPALYDAQHDIQPVRMPPKDACTNLFDIVGPVCETGDTFARQIAMPDIMEGDYLAINEAGAYGASMSSSYNSRCLVPEILVRGSDFSIVRKRPSYEEMFSLEQFADWQD from the coding sequence ATGAGTGAATTCGCATATACTAATGGGATTTTACATGCAGAGGGTAACAGTCTGGAAGCGCTTGCCCATTCCATAAGAACTCCCTTTTATTGTTATTCGACTGCTGCTCTAAAACATAATTACCAGGCGTTTGAAAACGCATTTAGTCGGCGAAACAGTCTCGTTTGTTTTGCCGTAAAAGCCAATCCAAATCTTGCGGTCATAAATACGCTATCTTCTCTCGGGGCGGGAGCTGACGTCGTTTCCGAGGGAGAATTACGCCGTGCACTTGTGGGCGGTGTGCCAGCAGAAAAAATTGTATTTTCGGGAGTTGGGAAAACTCTAGAGGAGCTTAGATACGCACTTGATAAAAGAATTCTGCAGATAAATGTAGAATCGCTATCCGAACTTAAATTATTATCCGAGATTGCATGTCAACATGGTGTCGAGGCTGAGATTGCCGTACGAGTTAATCCTGACGTAGATGCAGTTACCCACGAGAAAATTACAACAGGTCGGCAGGAAAATAAGTTTGGAATTGATATCTCAGCAGCGGAAAGTATTTACGAATACGCTTCAAGTTTACCTGGTGTTCGTCCCACAGCTGTTGCGATGCATATTGGATCGCAGCTTGTAGACCTTGACCCATTTCGAACTGCTTTCAAAAGATTAAGAGAATTGGTAACGGCCCTCGGCAGTGCCGGCCATCAAATACGTCGTATTGATTTGGGCGGAGGGCTAGGGATAGCGTACGATAGGGAGTCTAATGAGGTGCCCGGACCTGACTTATACGCGCAAGTAGTTAATGAAGTGTTAGGCGACATTGATTGTACGCTTATGTTTGAACCGGGGCGTGCTCTTGCCGGGAACGCGGGCATTCTAGTTACGAAAGTTATATACGTAAAAAAAGGCGAGGGGCGCAATTTCATTATCGTTGATGCGGCGATGAACGACTTAATTCGTCCAGCTCTTTATGACGCTCAACATGATATTCAGCCGGTACGTATGCCCCCGAAAGACGCTTGCACGAACCTCTTCGATATTGTGGGACCGGTATGTGAGACTGGTGACACGTTCGCTCGTCAAATTGCCATGCCTGATATTATGGAGGGGGATTACTTGGCAATTAATGAAGCTGGTGCATATGGCGCTTCCATGTCGTCTTCTTACAATAGTAGATGTTTGGTGCCAGAAATTCTTGTTCGTGGAAGTGACTTTTCCATTGTGAGAAAACGTCCCAGTTATGAAGAGATGTTCTCGCTCGAGCAGTTCGCGGATTGGCAGGACTAG
- a CDS encoding cob(I)yrinic acid a,c-diamide adenosyltransferase — MVKLDRIYTGGGDGGVTSLGNGERVAKSNIRVQAYGTVDEVNAIVGLVHAHLDDQSLKTLLARIQNDLFDLGADLCTPHGKERKTGALRITDEQWQWLENEIDVVNDGLKPLGSFVLPGGSKVAAYLHLARTVVRRAERLVCELGEREKISEAVLKYLNRLSDYFFVLSRHCNDRGNLDLLWVPGGNQSKK, encoded by the coding sequence ATGGTAAAGTTGGACCGTATCTACACGGGCGGTGGCGACGGGGGGGTAACCTCCTTAGGCAACGGAGAGCGGGTCGCCAAGAGCAACATAAGAGTTCAAGCGTATGGCACTGTGGATGAGGTAAATGCAATAGTTGGATTGGTACACGCTCATTTGGATGATCAGTCGTTAAAGACACTACTTGCACGCATACAAAACGATCTGTTTGACCTTGGGGCAGATCTTTGCACTCCTCACGGTAAAGAGCGCAAAACTGGAGCCTTACGCATAACGGATGAGCAATGGCAATGGTTGGAAAATGAAATAGACGTCGTGAATGATGGGCTCAAACCATTGGGTAGCTTCGTATTACCAGGCGGATCTAAGGTAGCAGCGTATTTGCACCTTGCGCGCACTGTAGTGCGACGGGCCGAACGTCTTGTTTGCGAGTTGGGGGAACGAGAAAAAATTAGTGAAGCGGTGTTAAAGTATCTTAATCGTTTGTCCGACTACTTCTTCGTGCTTTCAAGACACTGCAATGACCGTGGTAATTTAGACTTGCTTTGGGTTCCCGGCGGCAACCAGTCGAAAAAATGA
- the argH gene encoding argininosuccinate lyase yields the protein MKKSKMWGGRFTAGPADIMEQINASIEFDQRLFEQDIACSKAHAKMLLDQGIIGGDDGSKILNGLDQILIEIETGKFQFQLEFEDIHLNIESRLKELIGDAAGRLHTARSRNDQVATDFRLWVRDTIDQLDIQLRDLQAALIELGESHFDTLLPGLTHLQPAQPITFGHHMLAYVEMLGRDRSRLTDCRKRHNECPLGSAALAGTSFPVDRNATALLLGFDRPMPNSLDAVSARDFAAEFLSVAAITAVNLSRFAEEIVLWASPQFGFVELSDSFSTGSSIMPQKRNPDAAELARGKTGRILGSLQALLVVIKGLPLAYAKDLQEDKEPVFDATDSLTLVIAALTGMLEDMKINKEAMMAALEKGYPTATDLADWLVRELDLPFRDAHHVTGVLVRNAESKGCELAELSLPEMQKVEKRINDAVFSVLSVEASAASRTSFGGTAPQRVREALAAAKERYL from the coding sequence ATGAAAAAGAGTAAAATGTGGGGTGGACGGTTCACCGCAGGCCCCGCTGACATTATGGAACAGATAAATGCTTCCATCGAGTTCGACCAGCGTCTTTTTGAGCAAGATATTGCGTGTTCAAAAGCGCATGCGAAAATGTTGTTAGACCAGGGTATCATTGGTGGCGATGATGGTTCTAAAATTTTAAACGGTCTTGATCAAATATTGATTGAAATTGAAACAGGTAAATTTCAATTTCAACTAGAATTCGAGGATATACATTTAAATATCGAATCCCGGTTAAAAGAATTAATAGGTGATGCGGCTGGGAGGCTCCACACTGCGCGTAGCCGAAATGACCAAGTAGCAACTGACTTTCGATTATGGGTAAGAGACACGATTGACCAGCTTGATATACAGTTACGTGACTTGCAGGCTGCTTTGATTGAGCTAGGAGAAAGTCACTTTGATACGCTTCTTCCGGGCCTGACACATCTTCAGCCTGCCCAACCAATTACATTTGGACACCACATGTTAGCCTACGTAGAGATGTTAGGCAGGGATCGTTCTCGATTAACCGATTGCCGCAAAAGGCATAATGAATGTCCACTCGGCAGTGCAGCTCTTGCTGGTACCTCGTTCCCAGTAGACCGGAACGCGACCGCTTTGTTGCTTGGTTTTGACCGACCTATGCCTAATTCGCTGGATGCAGTATCGGCCCGCGACTTTGCTGCTGAGTTCCTAAGTGTCGCTGCAATCACAGCTGTAAATCTCTCACGCTTTGCCGAGGAGATTGTGCTATGGGCATCGCCGCAATTCGGATTTGTGGAGCTAAGCGACTCGTTTAGCACAGGGTCATCAATTATGCCTCAAAAACGTAATCCTGATGCTGCTGAGCTGGCGCGTGGTAAAACCGGTCGCATTTTAGGGTCATTACAAGCTCTTTTGGTAGTCATAAAAGGTTTACCACTTGCTTATGCTAAGGATTTGCAGGAAGACAAAGAGCCGGTTTTTGACGCGACAGACTCTTTAACATTGGTAATTGCGGCCTTGACTGGAATGTTAGAAGACATGAAAATTAATAAAGAAGCAATGATGGCGGCATTAGAAAAGGGTTACCCAACGGCTACAGACCTAGCTGACTGGCTAGTAAGGGAATTAGATTTACCATTTCGTGATGCTCACCATGTGACGGGTGTACTGGTGAGAAATGCAGAGTCAAAAGGCTGTGAATTAGCTGAGTTATCGCTACCCGAGATGCAAAAAGTAGAAAAGCGTATCAACGATGCTGTATTCTCTGTGTTGAGTGTTGAGGCTTCTGCAGCGAGCCGCACAAGTTTTGGTGGCACAGCGCCGCAGCGTGTGCGCGAAGCGCTAGCAGCAGCAAAGGAGCGTTATCTGTGA
- a CDS encoding zinc-ribbon domain-containing protein, with protein MILSCPQCNANFNLDDAVLGTEGRKVKCSKCGHRWHAIPDIVLEEPSTQPDKDTPPDAQQEEEINDADPFADLADGPNDTNESISGDQTTASDSDEPFSAYAGSQDGLANNFEESAGRQSAKKGIFRIIKGIVLISLIVIILLGISFRADLAKIYPPIERIFELINIPVKPLGYGLKLSNTDSKLRQEGDDSVMAISGEIENTLADTIDLPPLKSEFYDPMGTIIFTHHFKAPLPEILPGEKVKYKTEIKNPPSESVRIEITFTRK; from the coding sequence ATGATTCTCTCTTGCCCTCAATGCAATGCCAATTTTAACCTCGATGATGCTGTGCTTGGTACAGAAGGACGTAAGGTAAAATGCAGCAAATGCGGGCATCGCTGGCATGCCATTCCAGATATAGTACTGGAAGAACCGAGCACTCAACCAGACAAAGATACTCCACCAGACGCACAACAAGAGGAGGAGATCAATGACGCCGATCCGTTCGCTGACCTAGCTGATGGTCCGAATGATACAAACGAGAGTATTTCGGGTGATCAAACAACAGCTTCCGATAGTGATGAGCCATTTTCTGCTTATGCCGGCTCACAAGATGGATTGGCAAATAATTTCGAAGAAAGTGCGGGGAGGCAAAGCGCAAAAAAGGGAATTTTCCGCATTATCAAGGGGATAGTGCTAATATCGCTAATTGTTATTATTTTACTAGGAATAAGCTTCCGAGCGGATCTTGCGAAAATTTACCCCCCAATTGAAAGGATTTTTGAGCTTATTAACATTCCGGTGAAACCATTGGGATATGGACTCAAACTTTCAAACACAGACTCAAAACTCAGGCAAGAGGGCGACGATAGTGTAATGGCAATCTCCGGAGAAATCGAAAATACCCTCGCAGATACCATTGACCTGCCTCCCTTAAAGAGTGAATTCTACGACCCCATGGGCACAATTATATTCACTCACCATTTTAAAGCTCCTCTTCCAGAAATATTGCCGGGTGAAAAAGTTAAATATAAAACAGAAATTAAAAACCCACCATCTGAGTCAGTACGAATCGAGATTACTTTCACTAGAAAATGA
- a CDS encoding twin transmembrane helix small protein, whose translation MSSIIPFLIFAAIIATVGVLMVGLFAMARGGKFNSKYSNKLMRARIVFQFLAVALIAVLALLSGQT comes from the coding sequence ATGTCCAGCATTATTCCGTTTCTTATTTTTGCAGCAATAATAGCCACTGTGGGTGTCCTTATGGTCGGTTTATTCGCAATGGCACGTGGTGGTAAATTCAACTCTAAGTATTCAAACAAGTTAATGCGTGCCCGAATAGTTTTCCAATTCTTGGCGGTTGCCTTAATTGCTGTTTTGGCGCTGCTGAGTGGACAGACCTGA
- a CDS encoding CBS domain-containing protein translates to MPIEDLLTDTSRNLFTIAPNKAVGDAIEILAGNDIGALPVCDAEKHVVGIISERDIVRICSESDDNWKKQKISDIMKTTVFSAKPEDKIRDIIGVMKEKRIRHVPVIEKGELVAMFSVRDLFSYLLKVTQEERDTMTMAYETIR, encoded by the coding sequence ATGCCGATAGAAGATCTGCTGACAGACACTAGTCGCAACTTATTTACAATTGCGCCAAACAAGGCTGTCGGTGACGCTATAGAAATATTGGCTGGTAATGATATAGGTGCCTTGCCGGTTTGTGATGCAGAAAAACATGTTGTAGGCATCATCTCGGAGCGGGACATTGTGCGTATATGTAGTGAGTCGGATGACAATTGGAAAAAGCAAAAAATTTCTGACATAATGAAAACAACAGTATTTTCTGCCAAACCGGAGGATAAAATAAGAGACATAATTGGAGTAATGAAGGAAAAACGTATACGTCATGTGCCGGTTATTGAAAAAGGAGAGTTGGTTGCCATGTTTAGTGTACGCGATTTATTTTCTTATCTCCTGAAGGTCACACAAGAGGAACGTGACACTATGACTATGGCATACGAGACCATACGATAA